A single Mangrovimonas sp. YM274 DNA region contains:
- a CDS encoding GNAT family N-acetyltransferase produces the protein MIQIREATKEDIPFITALFRDTIQNINRKDYSEKQIEIWASGANDIEKWEERIDSLYFIVAELDDTITGFAYLKNGNYLDGLFVHKDYQRQGIASKLLRVMESYAIGEGFEEMRSDVSKTALPFFENHYFDVIKKQKKPFKGIVFQNYLVSKAL, from the coding sequence ATGATTCAAATAAGAGAAGCAACCAAAGAGGACATCCCATTTATTACAGCTCTATTCAGAGACACCATTCAGAATATTAACAGGAAGGACTATTCTGAAAAACAGATAGAAATTTGGGCTTCTGGTGCCAATGATATTGAAAAATGGGAAGAACGGATTGATTCTCTTTATTTTATTGTAGCCGAACTTGATGATACCATCACAGGCTTTGCCTACCTTAAAAATGGCAATTATCTGGACGGCCTTTTTGTTCACAAGGATTACCAGCGCCAAGGTATTGCCTCTAAACTTTTAAGAGTTATGGAGTCTTATGCCATTGGAGAAGGCTTTGAAGAGATGCGCTCTGATGTAAGCAAAACAGCACTCCCCTTTTTTGAAAACCATTATTTTGATGTCATCAAAAAACAGAAGAAACCTTTTAAAGGCATCGTGTTCCAAAACTATTTGGTGAGTAAAGCTTTATAA
- the kdsA gene encoding 3-deoxy-8-phosphooctulonate synthase: protein MKLSDVPKIKHTSSNNFFLLAGPCAIEGEDMAMRIAEKVVDITNKLEIPYVFKGSFKKANRSRIDSFTGIGDEKALKILQKVSKEFDIPTVTDIHEISDAAKAAEYVDVLQIPAFLVRQTDLVVAAAETGKVVNLKKGQFMSPEAMKHAVQKVKDSGSDKAWITDRGTMFGYQDMIVDFRGIPTMKQYAPVVLDVTHSLQQPNQTAGVTGGRPDMIETIARAGVVNNVDGLFIETHFDPANAKSDGANMLHLDNLENLLTNLVAIRKTINSL from the coding sequence ATGAAACTCAGCGATGTCCCTAAGATAAAACACACCAGTTCAAACAATTTCTTTTTGTTGGCTGGCCCCTGTGCCATTGAAGGCGAAGATATGGCAATGCGCATTGCCGAAAAAGTAGTTGACATAACCAATAAACTGGAAATTCCTTACGTATTCAAAGGGAGCTTTAAAAAAGCCAACAGAAGTAGAATTGATAGTTTCACGGGTATTGGAGATGAAAAAGCGCTTAAGATTTTACAAAAAGTTTCCAAAGAATTTGACATCCCAACGGTAACCGACATTCACGAGATTTCAGATGCAGCCAAGGCTGCTGAATATGTAGACGTACTTCAAATCCCTGCCTTTTTGGTAAGACAAACGGATTTGGTTGTAGCTGCTGCTGAAACCGGTAAGGTAGTTAACCTTAAAAAAGGACAGTTTATGAGTCCTGAAGCTATGAAACATGCGGTGCAAAAAGTTAAGGATTCGGGAAGTGACAAAGCTTGGATAACCGACCGAGGTACCATGTTTGGTTACCAAGACATGATTGTAGATTTTAGAGGCATCCCTACCATGAAGCAGTATGCCCCTGTAGTATTGGACGTGACTCATTCCCTCCAACAGCCTAACCAAACAGCAGGTGTAACAGGTGGAAGACCCGATATGATTGAAACCATTGCCCGCGCTGGAGTTGTAAATAACGTTGATGGATTATTTATTGAAACCCATTTTGACCCGGCTAATGCTAAAAGCGACGGCGCCAATATGTTGCATTTGGACAATCTGGAAAACCTTCTTACAAACCTTGTAGCAATCAGAAAAACTATAAACTCACTATAA
- the creD gene encoding cell envelope integrity protein CreD: MEQLQKPQPNKFGNWLKTSITARMLMVGFLVLILLIPLSFIESLIFERSMRQQDVVNEINDKWGNHVMIYGPILKLPYKTYSETKTFNEQTKTYFTETTSEIKYAYIFPESLSSDVDVDSKSLKRNNYESAVYTANMDFNGNFPIPNLKIKDIKDEDILWNKATILIKTSNLKGIKNEMSLKLKDSTYSFETNFKSNSRNNTQLDELESGFLKETDVPKSANTNFSFHMTFNGSQNIQLIPIGKTTTMHMTSNWANPSFIGNFLPNDETKTITDEGFEADWKILHINRAFSQQYLKNIPDLQEFAFGTKFIVMVDEYQKSERSAKYGFLVIGLTFLIFFLIQTMSNIHIHPFQYLMIGLALTMFYTLLVSISEHSNFLKAYLVAGISVVTLITLYSKSILKTFKFPIFIGLSLTALYTFIYVIIQLENYALLVGSIGLFIILATVMFVSRKIDWNNG; encoded by the coding sequence ATGGAACAACTACAAAAACCTCAACCGAACAAATTTGGCAACTGGCTAAAAACCTCCATTACAGCACGAATGCTCATGGTAGGCTTCTTGGTATTGATTTTATTGATTCCCCTTTCATTTATTGAAAGCCTCATTTTTGAACGTTCCATGCGACAACAGGATGTGGTCAACGAAATCAATGACAAATGGGGAAACCACGTGATGATTTACGGCCCTATTTTAAAACTCCCCTACAAAACCTATTCGGAAACAAAAACCTTCAACGAACAAACAAAAACCTATTTTACCGAAACGACTTCAGAAATAAAATATGCTTATATCTTTCCTGAATCGCTATCGTCTGATGTAGATGTCGATTCAAAATCTTTGAAACGAAACAATTATGAATCGGCAGTTTACACCGCTAACATGGATTTCAACGGGAATTTTCCAATCCCCAACCTTAAAATAAAAGACATCAAGGATGAGGATATCTTGTGGAACAAAGCCACAATTCTTATTAAAACGTCCAATCTAAAAGGCATAAAGAATGAAATGTCCTTAAAATTGAAGGACAGCACCTATTCTTTCGAAACCAACTTTAAATCCAATTCTAGAAATAACACGCAACTGGATGAATTGGAATCTGGATTTTTAAAAGAAACGGATGTCCCAAAATCTGCCAACACCAATTTCAGTTTCCACATGACCTTTAACGGAAGCCAGAACATTCAGCTCATTCCTATAGGAAAAACAACCACCATGCATATGACTTCCAATTGGGCGAACCCAAGTTTTATTGGCAATTTTCTTCCCAACGACGAAACAAAAACAATTACTGACGAAGGTTTTGAAGCCGATTGGAAAATCCTGCATATTAACAGGGCCTTTTCTCAGCAATACTTAAAAAACATACCAGATTTACAGGAGTTTGCCTTCGGCACCAAGTTTATCGTCATGGTAGACGAATACCAAAAAAGTGAGCGCTCTGCCAAATATGGCTTCCTTGTCATCGGGTTAACCTTCCTCATTTTCTTCCTCATACAAACCATGAGTAACATCCATATCCACCCATTTCAATATTTAATGATTGGTTTGGCACTCACCATGTTTTACACTTTGCTCGTTTCCATTTCGGAACACAGTAATTTCCTAAAAGCTTATTTGGTAGCAGGTATTTCGGTGGTAACACTTATAACACTGTACTCCAAATCCATACTCAAAACCTTTAAGTTCCCAATTTTTATTGGATTGAGCCTTACTGCGCTTTACACCTTCATCTACGTCATTATTCAATTGGAAAACTATGCACTTTTGGTTGGCAGTATTGGACTGTTCATCATTTTGGCAACCGTCATGTTTGTATCCAGAAAAATTGATTGGAATAACGGATAG
- a CDS encoding SDR family oxidoreductase, which translates to MAKTVLITGGASGLGYELALLFAKDTYNLVLVDINADNLKQAKETLEKKYNANVRVMLKDLSQVNISEEIVAELGDTAIDVLVNNAGFGLFGTFATTDWDREAKMLNLHVVTTTHLTKLILKGMVARGSGKILNLSSLAGFQPGPLMSLYYATKGYILSFSEAIANELKGTGVTVTALCPGPTKTSFQQVVSEGTSENKITFNMATAKDVAAYGYKAMNKGKSVAIPGGFNKFLATLPRIMPRKLATSIVRNIQEKNRAD; encoded by the coding sequence ATGGCTAAAACGGTATTGATAACAGGCGGGGCTTCAGGATTGGGATATGAATTGGCATTGCTGTTTGCAAAGGATACATATAATTTGGTGTTGGTAGATATCAATGCAGATAATTTAAAACAAGCAAAAGAGACTTTGGAAAAGAAGTACAATGCCAATGTCCGCGTGATGCTGAAGGATTTGAGCCAAGTCAATATCTCTGAAGAAATTGTTGCTGAACTGGGAGATACTGCAATAGATGTGCTGGTAAACAATGCCGGTTTTGGATTGTTCGGCACTTTTGCCACGACCGATTGGGACCGTGAAGCCAAAATGTTGAACCTTCATGTGGTTACCACCACGCATTTAACCAAACTTATACTAAAAGGTATGGTGGCTCGAGGATCAGGGAAGATTTTAAACCTATCTTCTTTAGCAGGTTTTCAACCAGGGCCTTTAATGTCATTATATTATGCTACTAAAGGTTATATTTTATCTTTTTCAGAGGCCATTGCCAATGAACTCAAAGGCACAGGGGTGACGGTTACGGCACTTTGTCCTGGTCCCACAAAAACGTCCTTTCAACAAGTAGTTTCGGAAGGAACTTCCGAAAATAAAATCACCTTTAATATGGCAACGGCTAAGGACGTTGCTGCCTATGGTTATAAAGCGATGAATAAAGGGAAATCTGTGGCCATTCCTGGTGGATTCAATAAGTTTTTGGCAACACTTCCACGTATCATGCCTAGAAAATTAGCCACCTCTATTGTTAGAAATATCCAAGAGAAAAACAGAGCCGATTAA
- a CDS encoding DUF1361 domain-containing protein gives MNNIKYLLFSRFKIMVLPIVAATLSIILLMVRMKLTYSFYFLFLVWNLFLAIVPFAISTYMRSLNQLKKFGTLIGFGIWLLFVPNAPYIITDLFHLKNSSHDILWLDVLVVSSFALTGVLLFFLSLLDIELIMKRYWQSKTISILMLPLFFVISFGMYLGRYLRFNSWEVLQHPLTIFNDIWSILIQPNQHLSAWTFTISFGIFLGIGYWLFKSIRNAN, from the coding sequence ATGAATAATATTAAATACTTGCTGTTTTCCCGATTCAAGATTATGGTGCTGCCCATAGTGGCAGCCACTTTGAGCATAATCCTCCTCATGGTCCGGATGAAACTCACCTACTCCTTTTACTTTCTGTTTTTGGTCTGGAATCTATTTTTAGCGATAGTGCCCTTTGCGATTTCCACCTATATGAGGAGTCTGAATCAACTCAAAAAATTTGGCACACTTATAGGATTTGGCATTTGGTTACTCTTCGTCCCCAATGCCCCATATATCATCACGGATTTGTTTCACCTCAAGAATAGCAGTCATGACATTTTGTGGTTGGATGTATTGGTAGTAAGCTCTTTTGCGTTAACGGGAGTACTCCTGTTTTTCCTTTCCTTATTGGATATAGAATTGATTATGAAACGTTATTGGCAAAGCAAGACCATTTCCATCCTAATGTTGCCACTATTCTTTGTCATAAGTTTCGGAATGTACTTAGGTCGCTATTTACGTTTCAATTCTTGGGAAGTCTTACAACATCCCCTTACCATTTTCAATGATATTTGGAGTATTCTTATACAACCAAATCAACACCTCAGCGCATGGACCTTTACCATTAGCTTCGGTATCTTTTTAGGAATAGGTTATTGGCTTTTCAAAAGCATCCGAAATGCCAATTAA
- a CDS encoding DUF2809 domain-containing protein, whose translation MILNFNLKYFIGFITLLAIETLIATYLSTGFIRHTFGDFLVVILLYCLVRSFTKLAIFPTAILVLAVSYIIEILQAFHLLKLLNLEHSTFAKLILGNTFNYTDLMAYSLGIITVIIVEFKLLTNE comes from the coding sequence ATGATTTTAAATTTCAACCTCAAATATTTTATTGGTTTCATTACCCTTTTAGCTATTGAAACCCTCATCGCCACCTACCTCAGCACTGGCTTCATCCGCCATACCTTTGGAGATTTTTTGGTGGTGATCCTCCTGTACTGTTTAGTTAGAAGTTTTACAAAGCTAGCCATCTTTCCAACAGCCATATTGGTATTAGCAGTTTCCTATATCATTGAAATATTGCAAGCCTTCCACTTGTTGAAATTGCTAAACTTGGAACACAGTACATTCGCCAAATTAATCCTTGGCAACACTTTTAATTATACCGATCTCATGGCCTATTCCCTAGGCATTATTACCGTAATAATTGTTGAATTTAAATTGCTCACCAATGAATAA
- a CDS encoding glycosyltransferase family 2 protein has translation MKKILSIIIPVYNEEATIHTLLDKIKHVTLDNNISKSVIIIDDCSNDNTEDVVTHYIKSNKELPITYLKHQKNKGKGAAIRTGISNANGDYIVIQDADLEYDPNEFNNLLKPIISGYADVVYGSRFMGGNPHRVLFFWHSIGNKFLTFLSNAFTNLNLTDMETCYKLFKADILKTIDLKETRFGFEPEVTAKIARIPNIRIYEIGISYYGRTYAEGKKINWKDGFRALWCIFKYNIFK, from the coding sequence ATGAAAAAAATATTATCCATTATTATCCCCGTTTATAATGAAGAAGCAACCATCCACACTCTATTGGACAAAATAAAACATGTAACATTGGACAATAACATTTCCAAATCGGTAATCATAATTGATGATTGTTCCAATGACAATACTGAAGATGTTGTTACTCATTACATAAAATCCAACAAAGAATTACCCATAACTTATTTAAAACATCAAAAAAATAAAGGAAAGGGAGCAGCTATTCGCACAGGTATTTCAAATGCCAATGGAGATTATATCGTCATTCAAGATGCAGATTTGGAATATGACCCAAATGAATTCAACAATTTACTAAAACCCATAATTTCCGGGTATGCAGATGTTGTTTATGGGTCAAGGTTTATGGGTGGAAATCCTCATAGAGTTTTATTTTTTTGGCATTCCATTGGAAATAAATTTCTTACTTTTCTATCTAACGCTTTCACTAATTTAAATTTAACAGATATGGAAACCTGTTATAAATTATTTAAAGCAGATATCTTAAAAACAATAGACCTTAAAGAAACTAGATTTGGTTTTGAACCTGAAGTTACCGCTAAAATAGCAAGAATTCCGAATATTAGAATCTACGAAATTGGCATATCATACTATGGTAGAACATATGCAGAAGGAAAAAAAATCAATTGGAAAGACGGATTTAGAGCCCTGTGGTGTATCTTTAAGTACAACATTTTTAAATGA
- a CDS encoding transcriptional regulator — MSIINNINKVFDHRIRLGIMSILMVNEYADFNTLKELLGATDGNLASHTKALEKSEYIKVEKQFIGRKPNTRYSVTKLGRAEFQKHIEALEKLINKQ; from the coding sequence TTGAGCATTATCAACAACATAAATAAAGTCTTTGACCATAGAATTAGGCTGGGCATTATGTCCATTTTAATGGTCAACGAATACGCCGATTTCAATACCTTAAAAGAACTTCTCGGTGCTACGGACGGGAATCTTGCCAGCCATACTAAGGCCCTGGAAAAGTCAGAATATATAAAAGTGGAAAAGCAATTTATAGGAAGAAAACCCAATACCCGCTATTCGGTGACAAAACTTGGCAGAGCCGAATTTCAAAAGCACATCGAAGCCCTTGAAAAATTGATCAATAAACAATAA